In one Microbacterium invictum genomic region, the following are encoded:
- a CDS encoding RNA polymerase sigma factor — MKPSPLGALTAAVRSAAPRALAVMVRRTGSFDDAEDAVQEALLAAWAQWPREGIPDHPAAWLVSVASRRYVDAVRSDAARRAREERSAREEPGGDAVQADDTLRLFLLCCHPTLSPASQMALTLRCVGGLTTREIARGLLAAESAVAQRISRAKAALRGVPLESAGALADRVPVLLDVLSLIHTEAHSAVEGEDITRPLLSAEALRLARLLLSLARPDDPWRPEAMGLVALMLLTDARAPARVDADGVLVPLALQDRSLWRADLIAEGAALLTDALTRERAGRYQVRAAIAAVHDEAVTADDTDWRQILGLYEVLRRLDPGPVSELGRAVAVGEVIGPAAGLQIVAAWEGQASPLRVAAVRAHLLDRADRAAEAGREYELAARLTRNGAERRWFLRKAGELHH; from the coding sequence GTGAAGCCGTCGCCGCTCGGGGCGCTGACCGCCGCCGTGCGGTCGGCCGCCCCGCGCGCCCTCGCGGTGATGGTGCGCCGGACCGGGTCGTTCGACGACGCGGAGGATGCGGTCCAAGAGGCTCTCCTCGCGGCCTGGGCCCAGTGGCCGCGCGAGGGGATCCCCGACCACCCCGCGGCGTGGCTCGTGTCGGTGGCGTCGCGCCGGTACGTCGATGCGGTCCGATCGGATGCTGCGCGGCGGGCGCGCGAGGAGAGGTCGGCCAGGGAGGAGCCGGGCGGCGACGCCGTGCAGGCCGACGACACGCTGCGCCTGTTCCTCCTGTGCTGCCACCCGACGCTGTCGCCGGCGTCGCAGATGGCGCTCACCCTGCGCTGCGTCGGGGGGCTGACCACGCGCGAGATCGCACGCGGTCTGCTGGCCGCTGAGTCCGCGGTCGCGCAGCGGATCTCGCGGGCGAAGGCGGCCCTGCGCGGGGTGCCGCTCGAGTCGGCGGGCGCGCTCGCGGACCGCGTCCCGGTGCTCCTCGACGTGCTGAGCCTCATCCACACCGAGGCGCACTCGGCCGTCGAGGGTGAGGACATCACGCGTCCGCTCCTCAGCGCCGAGGCGCTGCGCCTCGCGCGGCTCCTCCTCTCCCTCGCGCGCCCCGACGATCCCTGGCGTCCCGAGGCGATGGGCCTTGTGGCCCTGATGCTCCTCACCGATGCGCGGGCACCTGCCCGAGTGGACGCCGACGGCGTGCTGGTTCCCCTCGCGCTCCAGGACCGGTCGCTGTGGCGCGCCGACCTCATCGCCGAGGGCGCCGCGTTGCTCACTGACGCGCTCACGCGGGAGCGCGCGGGGCGCTATCAGGTGCGTGCGGCCATCGCCGCCGTCCACGATGAGGCGGTGACGGCGGATGACACCGACTGGCGACAGATCCTCGGACTGTACGAGGTGCTCCGCCGCCTCGACCCGGGTCCGGTGAGCGAGCTCGGCCGCGCCGTCGCGGTGGGGGAGGTGATCGGCCCCGCGGCCGGTCTGCAGATCGTCGCCGCATGGGAGGGGCAGGCCTCGCCGCTTCGCGTCGCGGCGGTGCGCGCACACCTCCTCGATCGGGCGGATCGGGCGGCGGAGGCGGGGCGGGAGTACGAGCTCGCCGCGCGACTCACCCGCAACGGCGCAGAGCGCCGATGGTTCCTCCGCAAGGCCGGTGAACTTCATCATTGA
- a CDS encoding helix-turn-helix domain-containing protein: protein MDKRTYGQFCGLTRGADLLGGRWTLPIVRDLLLGPARFGELQAAFPGISTAQLTARLKELEAEGIVQREVGEMRGVRYALTSWGRQLEPVITALGRWGAMRMDVPREGEIVTAAGMATMLRTGFAGRAADGPALPTTFEIFADGLVAHGTVMGDLIDVAVGPADAPDLRLSAGDHFRAFVAGELTADEYAALPGVTVEGDASLLPMFADLFRVPFEPAA, encoded by the coding sequence ATGGACAAGCGCACCTACGGCCAGTTCTGCGGACTCACCCGCGGGGCAGACCTGCTCGGCGGTCGATGGACGCTTCCGATCGTGCGCGACCTCCTTCTCGGCCCGGCGCGCTTCGGCGAACTGCAGGCTGCCTTCCCCGGCATCTCGACAGCCCAGCTGACCGCGAGGCTCAAGGAGCTTGAGGCGGAGGGCATCGTGCAGCGCGAGGTCGGCGAGATGCGCGGTGTCCGTTATGCGCTCACGTCCTGGGGGCGTCAGCTCGAGCCGGTCATCACCGCTCTCGGACGCTGGGGCGCCATGCGGATGGATGTGCCGCGCGAGGGCGAGATCGTCACGGCCGCCGGCATGGCCACGATGCTGCGCACCGGGTTCGCCGGCCGCGCCGCCGACGGCCCCGCGCTGCCGACGACGTTCGAGATCTTTGCTGATGGCCTTGTCGCCCACGGCACGGTGATGGGCGACCTTATCGACGTCGCGGTCGGCCCCGCCGACGCCCCCGATCTGCGCCTTTCGGCGGGCGACCACTTCCGCGCGTTCGTCGCCGGCGAGCTGACCGCCGATGAGTACGCCGCCCTGCCCGGCGTCACGGTCGAGGGGGATGCCTCGCTGCTCCCGATGTTCGCCGACCTCTTCCGTGTCCCGTTCGAGCCCGCCGCCTGA
- a CDS encoding DUF4287 domain-containing protein has translation MSGQAYLTTIEQQTGKTPRELIALANEAGLTSESKAGEIGSYFTSEHGLGHGHAMTLAQVIRHLDDIDLANATPAGPPPGSIGRLWLDGAATNPA, from the coding sequence ATGTCCGGACAGGCCTATCTGACAACGATCGAGCAGCAGACCGGCAAGACGCCCCGCGAGCTCATCGCACTCGCCAATGAGGCGGGGCTCACCTCTGAGTCGAAGGCGGGTGAGATCGGCTCCTACTTCACGAGCGAGCACGGCCTCGGCCACGGTCACGCGATGACCCTGGCTCAGGTCATCCGCCACCTAGACGACATCGACCTCGCCAACGCCACGCCGGCCGGTCCGCCGCCCGGCTCCATCGGTCGTCTCTGGCTCGACGGGGCAGCCACGAACCCCGCCTGA
- a CDS encoding cupin domain-containing protein: protein MDTVAIPADALRIPGSRTLRFEGAAHGAGISFFLVTADPGQGPELHRHPYDETWIVLDGEATIRVDDAEVVARSGDTAVVGAGRWHGFINSGTGTLRIVCIHASAVMIQEDRSLVDG from the coding sequence ATGGACACCGTCGCAATCCCGGCGGATGCGCTCCGCATCCCCGGCAGCCGCACACTGCGTTTCGAGGGTGCCGCCCACGGCGCCGGGATCTCGTTCTTCCTGGTCACCGCCGATCCCGGCCAAGGTCCCGAGCTGCACCGGCACCCCTATGACGAAACCTGGATCGTCCTCGACGGCGAGGCCACGATAAGGGTGGATGACGCCGAGGTCGTCGCCCGGTCCGGCGACACCGCCGTGGTCGGCGCCGGCCGTTGGCACGGCTTCATCAACAGCGGAACGGGCACTCTCCGGATCGTGTGCATTCACGCGTCCGCCGTCATGATCCAGGAAGACCGGTCACTGGTCGACGGGTAG
- a CDS encoding MGMT family protein, which translates to MTELSESVLHVVRDIPPGRVTTYGEIGRATGTSARGVGRILHHGGHEIPWWRVVTADGRPYPHAVEATRAKYREEGTPFLDGDTGVRVDLARASWVPGSVRTTRATTPIASGRQESSGRAWERNRDLPVDQ; encoded by the coding sequence ATGACGGAGTTGTCGGAGAGCGTCCTCCACGTGGTTCGGGACATCCCGCCGGGACGCGTGACGACCTATGGCGAGATCGGCCGCGCGACAGGGACGTCGGCCCGAGGGGTCGGACGGATCCTGCACCACGGCGGCCACGAGATCCCCTGGTGGCGAGTGGTGACCGCCGATGGGCGCCCGTACCCGCACGCCGTCGAAGCGACACGGGCGAAGTACCGCGAAGAAGGCACACCGTTCCTCGACGGCGACACGGGTGTGCGCGTCGATCTCGCGCGCGCGTCGTGGGTTCCCGGCAGCGTGAGGACCACGAGGGCCACAACGCCCATCGCGTCGGGACGCCAGGAATCTTCCGGCCGCGCGTGGGAAAGGAACCGTGACCTACCCGTCGACCAGTGA
- a CDS encoding MarR family winged helix-turn-helix transcriptional regulator — protein sequence MADQTGAEAARPRQASDFPYRSELLANLSALILLWDSPAFQGQILAKTGESIDQQSHATLRHLLAWGPMRPTALSEVLATGASHVSKIVRRLEAAGWVTRGTDPSDGRATLISLTEEGEKAAHSVYALGDRMIAEVLDGWTEKDVQEYTALTSRFVKDAIASAERMLERGLLPAATE from the coding sequence GTGGCTGATCAGACAGGCGCGGAGGCGGCGCGACCCCGCCAGGCGAGCGACTTCCCCTATCGTTCGGAGCTGCTGGCGAATCTGAGCGCGCTGATCCTTCTGTGGGATTCACCCGCGTTCCAGGGGCAGATCCTCGCCAAGACCGGGGAGAGCATCGATCAGCAGTCGCATGCCACGCTGCGCCACCTTCTCGCGTGGGGTCCGATGCGACCCACGGCACTGTCGGAGGTGCTCGCCACGGGGGCGTCCCATGTCAGCAAGATCGTCCGACGACTCGAGGCGGCGGGCTGGGTGACGCGGGGGACCGATCCATCCGACGGGCGGGCGACACTCATCTCCCTCACCGAGGAGGGCGAGAAGGCGGCGCACAGCGTCTACGCGCTGGGTGACCGGATGATCGCCGAGGTCCTCGACGGCTGGACCGAGAAGGACGTCCAGGAGTACACGGCGCTGACGTCCCGCTTCGTCAAGGATGCGATCGCCTCCGCAGAGCGGATGCTCGAGCGAGGCCTTCTGCCGGCGGCCACCGAGTAG
- a CDS encoding nuclear transport factor 2 family protein — MENTRETTQLPATQLPTAVTAFVDGWQAHDRAKVKALFAKDATVSDEGRTHRGQDEIDSWVDETIDLFSTTVTFLGARKDDEMVGASYRIEGDFPGGVVELEYQFRLNDDGRIVALDFASAAV; from the coding sequence ATGGAGAACACACGGGAGACCACGCAGCTGCCGGCCACGCAGCTGCCCACCGCGGTCACTGCGTTCGTCGACGGATGGCAGGCCCATGACCGCGCGAAGGTGAAGGCACTCTTCGCGAAGGACGCGACCGTCTCCGACGAGGGACGCACGCACCGCGGGCAGGACGAGATCGACTCGTGGGTCGACGAGACGATCGACCTGTTCTCGACGACCGTCACGTTCCTGGGGGCACGGAAGGACGACGAGATGGTCGGCGCCTCGTACCGGATCGAAGGAGACTTCCCCGGTGGCGTCGTCGAGCTCGAGTACCAGTTCCGACTGAACGACGACGGCCGGATCGTCGCGCTGGACTTCGCGTCCGCGGCGGTCTGA
- a CDS encoding SCO4848 family membrane protein, which produces MLVLAAVVLFINALFNVVVWPRFYPRIANDPRARDAEGRRTAFFRVHVVLITIALVLAVVSVGVGIALLVAG; this is translated from the coding sequence GTGCTCGTGCTCGCGGCGGTCGTCCTCTTCATCAATGCGCTGTTCAACGTCGTGGTGTGGCCGCGGTTCTACCCGCGCATCGCGAACGACCCCCGCGCCCGCGATGCCGAGGGGCGCCGCACGGCGTTCTTCCGCGTGCACGTCGTGCTGATCACGATCGCGCTCGTGCTCGCGGTGGTGAGCGTCGGGGTCGGAATCGCCCTTCTCGTCGCCGGCTGA
- a CDS encoding nucleobase:cation symporter-2 family protein — MTTDEKADEATQPTGKQAARRARAAENTVDGVPPLARLFPLGLQHVLAMYAGAVAVPLIVGGALGYSAEDLAFLISADLFVAGIATIIQSVGFWRFGVRLPLMQGVTFAAVGPMIAIGQAEGIQAIFGATIACGLFMILVAPFFSQLLRFFPPIVTGTVILIIGLSLMRVAAGWIVDGSEEGAPPVNVAFAAGTLLVIILIERFAPPALQRVSVLLGLAIGTVAALFVPGMVDWSGVGEAGWFALVTPFHFGLPTFQVASVVSLIIVGIVIMTETTGDMIAVGEIVDKPVTRRRLADGLRADGLGTVIGGVFNTFPYTAFAQNVGLVSLTGVRSRWVATAAGVILVVLGLIPKISAVVEGVPRAVLGGAGIALFGMVAASGIRTLSKVRFDNKNVLIVAISVGVALLPTVAPTIYDQFPQWFTLIFDSGISAGAITAILLNLLLNTEEMRASRTGQPAFSAHDAVRGPAAAALVHPEAQGTGLIPTQVLDADRRAAAETDAAVPGDAMPEEGSGRMPPEPPTR; from the coding sequence ATGACCACTGACGAGAAGGCGGACGAAGCGACGCAGCCGACGGGCAAGCAGGCCGCCCGGCGCGCCCGCGCCGCCGAGAACACCGTCGACGGCGTCCCGCCGCTCGCGCGGCTCTTCCCCCTGGGTCTCCAGCACGTCCTGGCGATGTACGCCGGCGCCGTCGCGGTGCCGCTCATCGTCGGCGGCGCGCTCGGCTACTCCGCCGAGGACCTCGCGTTCCTGATCAGCGCCGACCTCTTCGTCGCGGGGATCGCGACCATCATCCAGTCCGTGGGGTTCTGGCGCTTCGGAGTGCGGCTCCCGCTCATGCAGGGCGTGACCTTCGCCGCGGTCGGGCCGATGATCGCGATCGGTCAGGCCGAAGGCATCCAGGCGATCTTCGGGGCGACGATCGCGTGCGGTCTGTTCATGATCCTCGTCGCACCGTTCTTCTCGCAGCTGTTGAGATTCTTTCCGCCGATCGTGACGGGCACCGTCATCCTCATCATCGGCCTTTCGCTCATGCGGGTCGCCGCGGGCTGGATCGTGGATGGCTCGGAAGAGGGCGCTCCACCGGTCAACGTCGCCTTCGCCGCCGGCACGCTCCTCGTCATCATCCTCATCGAGCGCTTCGCGCCGCCGGCGCTGCAGCGCGTCTCAGTCCTGCTCGGGCTCGCGATCGGCACCGTGGCGGCGCTCTTCGTACCCGGGATGGTCGACTGGTCGGGCGTCGGCGAGGCGGGCTGGTTCGCCCTGGTCACCCCGTTCCACTTCGGTCTGCCGACGTTCCAGGTCGCCTCGGTGGTGTCGCTCATCATCGTGGGGATCGTCATCATGACCGAGACGACCGGCGACATGATCGCCGTCGGCGAGATCGTCGACAAGCCGGTCACCCGCCGGCGCCTCGCCGACGGCCTGCGTGCCGACGGCCTCGGCACCGTCATCGGCGGCGTGTTCAACACCTTCCCGTACACCGCCTTCGCGCAGAACGTCGGTCTCGTCTCGCTCACCGGCGTGCGCTCACGCTGGGTGGCGACAGCGGCGGGAGTCATCCTGGTAGTCCTCGGGCTCATCCCGAAGATCTCAGCGGTGGTCGAGGGGGTGCCGCGCGCGGTGCTCGGCGGCGCGGGCATCGCCCTGTTCGGGATGGTCGCGGCGTCGGGCATCCGCACCCTGTCGAAGGTGCGCTTCGACAACAAGAACGTGCTTATCGTGGCGATCTCGGTCGGCGTCGCGCTCCTTCCCACCGTCGCCCCGACGATCTACGACCAGTTCCCGCAGTGGTTCACCCTCATCTTCGATTCGGGGATCAGCGCCGGGGCGATCACGGCGATCCTGCTGAACCTGCTGCTGAACACCGAGGAGATGCGGGCGAGCCGGACCGGGCAACCCGCGTTCTCTGCCCACGATGCCGTCCGCGGGCCGGCGGCCGCCGCGCTGGTGCACCCCGAGGCCCAGGGGACGGGCCTCATCCCGACGCAGGTGCTGGATGCCGACCGCCGCGCCGCCGCGGAGACGGATGCCGCCGTGCCCGGCGACGCCATGCCCGAGGAGGGCTCCGGACGGATGCCGCCGGAGCCGCCGACCCGCTGA
- the hpxO gene encoding FAD-dependent urate hydroxylase HpxO, producing MKVVIIGAGIGGTSAGIALARHGHDVVIYDRMRQNKPVGAALSLWSNGVKVLNWLGLGEEVARLGGRMDHMAYHDGHTGDQLCRFSLEPVTAHTGQRPYPVSRADLQALLMRTLGLDRIHLGRELVGIREEGDKVTAVFADGSTDTADLLIGADGARSLTRDWITRADEGGFRVERQYSGYTNFNGLVAASPAIAPLDQWTTWVAEGKRAAVMPVADDRFYFWFDIPQPAGLPYEREDGVAPLEAAFGHWSPEVRRLISGIRPSESLNRVEIWDIDPLHTWTRGRVAILGDAAHNTAPDIGQGACSALEDSFALAISLTTHTVGVEDSLRRYERMRTDRAGELVLRARKRGEETHGYDPSITAAWYESLRGTDGTAIIRGIIGNIDGSPINLGVGLL from the coding sequence GTGAAGGTCGTGATCATCGGAGCCGGTATCGGGGGCACGAGCGCGGGGATCGCGCTGGCCCGACACGGGCATGACGTGGTGATCTACGACCGGATGCGGCAGAACAAGCCCGTCGGCGCCGCCCTGTCGCTGTGGTCGAACGGCGTGAAGGTGCTCAACTGGCTGGGCCTCGGCGAGGAGGTCGCCCGCCTCGGGGGCCGGATGGACCACATGGCCTATCACGACGGCCACACGGGCGATCAGCTGTGCCGGTTCAGCCTCGAGCCGGTGACGGCGCACACGGGGCAGCGACCCTACCCGGTCTCGCGCGCCGACCTGCAGGCGCTGCTCATGCGCACCCTCGGTCTCGACCGGATCCACCTCGGGCGCGAGCTCGTCGGCATCCGCGAGGAGGGCGACAAGGTCACCGCGGTGTTCGCGGACGGGTCGACCGACACCGCCGATCTGCTGATCGGCGCCGACGGGGCGCGCTCGCTCACCCGCGACTGGATCACCCGGGCCGATGAGGGCGGGTTCCGCGTCGAGCGGCAGTACTCGGGGTACACGAACTTCAACGGGCTCGTTGCCGCTTCTCCGGCGATCGCGCCGCTCGATCAGTGGACGACCTGGGTCGCCGAGGGCAAGCGCGCCGCCGTGATGCCCGTCGCCGACGACCGTTTCTACTTCTGGTTCGACATCCCCCAGCCCGCCGGGCTGCCGTACGAGCGCGAGGATGGCGTCGCGCCCCTCGAGGCCGCCTTCGGGCACTGGTCGCCCGAGGTGCGACGCCTGATCAGCGGCATCCGTCCGTCGGAGTCTCTGAACCGAGTGGAGATCTGGGACATCGACCCCCTCCACACCTGGACGCGCGGGCGCGTGGCGATCCTCGGCGACGCGGCCCACAACACCGCGCCCGACATCGGGCAGGGCGCCTGCTCGGCGCTCGAAGACAGCTTCGCCCTCGCGATCAGCCTCACCACCCACACCGTCGGGGTGGAGGATTCGCTCCGTCGCTACGAGCGGATGCGCACCGACCGCGCGGGCGAGCTCGTGCTGCGCGCGCGCAAGCGCGGCGAAGAGACCCACGGCTACGACCCGTCGATCACCGCCGCCTGGTACGAGAGCCTGCGCGGCACCGACGGCACCGCGATCATCCGCGGCATCATCGGCAACATCGACGGGAGCCCCATCAACCTCGGGGTGGGGCTGCTGTAG
- the uraH gene encoding hydroxyisourate hydrolase, protein MTSQLTTHVLDASTGFPASGVAVVLSKMGDEPRILQVASGETDLDGRLSLGPEFLDAGTHVLSFATGAYYAGLGVETFYPSVTVTFRVTDDTHLHVPLLLSPFSYSTYRGS, encoded by the coding sequence ATGACCAGCCAGCTCACCACCCACGTCCTCGATGCCTCCACCGGCTTCCCCGCGAGCGGGGTCGCCGTCGTCCTGTCGAAGATGGGCGACGAACCGCGCATCCTGCAGGTCGCCTCGGGCGAGACCGACCTCGACGGGCGCTTGAGCCTCGGGCCCGAGTTCCTCGACGCGGGCACCCATGTGCTCAGCTTCGCCACCGGCGCGTACTACGCCGGGCTCGGGGTGGAGACCTTCTATCCCTCGGTCACGGTGACCTTCCGCGTCACCGACGACACGCACCTGCACGTGCCGCTGCTGCTGAGCCCGTTCTCCTACTCCACCTACCGCGGGAGCTGA